The Halomonas qaidamensis genome includes the window GCTAACAATGTGGCTACTGGCTTATTTTGTTGTATTTCTGAAATTAAATAAACTTAAAGTGATTGTTGGTTTATTGATTTTTATGTTGATGATGTTTAGCTATAAAAATAGTTGTTTTCTAAGGAAAGACGGTGGGTTGATAGTTTGTTTCGTGCCGCCATGCCATTTGATTGGGTGATAGCAGACAGAACTGGTGCGGGCGGTTACGGCTCTCGCTTAATTACCGCGATTATTTGGCCGCCCCAGCAAGTGCCTATGGTAGTGGTGTTTTATATCACCGAAACCGAGGCGTCGTTTGACGCGCGCAATGCGGCTATTGCGTCTCTAGGGGAAGTGATTCAGCAGATGTTACAAGGCCAGTAATAAAAAGCGGCGGTTCAGGCGCTAATGCCGCAGTAGTTCTCGCTATATTGAGGACCCGGTGGCAGGCAATGCCGCTAACGACCCAATATCACTGTCTGCCTATCAGGCGGTAGCTGAGTATGTGATGGAGAATACCCAGCCCTAAAATGCGCCCTTAAAAAAAAACAGCCCTAGGTGGGCTGTTCAGTTAACCGAGAGGCGCTTATACCAGCTCGCGCTTTTCGCGCTTGGCAACGCGTATGTCTTTGATGGTGGCGATACCGATAACCGCGAAAATAGCCAGTGAGATCAACGGCCAGATAAGGACATATAACGCTAATATAAAGGTTTGCATGTGCTTTCCTGTTAGTTGGCTGGTGCGCGATGGCACACCAGCTTTTGAAGTGATTCTAGCGTCACGCTGGGCTTAGCGTTGCGCGGCAGGCTTGGCTGGGTCGTAGTTGATCACTTTCTGATCGATTTGCGAGAAGTCGAACTTGCTCGAACTCATCAGGCTGACTGCGATGCAAACAAGAGTGCTAACGCCGTATGCCATTAATGAGGCTAGCAGTACCGTGTACTCCCGTAGGAAACCAATGCTGAAGTAGGCCAGCACAATGGCGCTGAGTACACCGACGATCACACCGATCCTACGCCCGCAGAAGCCAAATGCCATTAGGCCGAGCACCACGCCGCCGCCCACGGCAGCGAGTAACTCAAACAGCCCCGCGACCATACTGACCATAGGCACTAACTCGAAGCGTGCGATACAGAACATTACTAGGCCTGCAATTACAGCCGAGGTAAAGGCCGTGTTGGTGACTCGATCCCAGAAGCAGCTGGCGATGACCGGGAACACAATGGCCCCCCAAAGTGCGCCAACGAAGACCAGCATAATCAGAATATCCATCGAGAAACTAGCGAGAATCACCCCGATCAGCGTTGCGACAATCATCGTCAACCTACCAATAAATAGCATTTTGGTCGGGTCAGGTTTGTTTTTAGCGATGTTCTTACCATACACATCGGCCATCACAATCGCGGACATAGCGGAAAGGTCTGAGTCAGCGGTAGACGAGAGCGAGCCAATGACCAGGATAAAGAACAGCCCTATAAATACCGGTGAGAGGTACATCGACACCATTTGCGGTATCAGGTTGTTCATGTCACCACCGATGGGCTCCATACCGGTCATCAGCGCCATCAAGCCAATCATGCCTAGGCCAATAACAATCGCACCGTAACCAATGGTCGCGGTGATAAAGGTCGGTTTGATATGGTCTTCACGCACAGCGAATAGCCGCTGGGAGATGGTCTGGTTGCCAATCGCGTAGGCCAGCACCGCAACAAAGAAAGGTGCGCCTTGATTGAGGATCGCATCCATCGAGAACAGATTTGCCTGCTCTGGGGTGAGTAGGCTCATGCCATCCGATAGTGTCTGTGGGCCGCCGAGGGCAAACATTACCGCTGGAATAATCAGAATGGCGACCGCCATCATTGCCATCAGTTGGGCAAAGTCGGTGAGTACCGACGCGCGGAAGCCCGACCACAGCGTATAAGAGAGCACCCCGACCCCAGCGATCACGACGCCAGCTTGGAAAGAGAGTGGCGAGAGTACTGAGACCAGCGCACCAGACGCGGTGAAGTTAACCATCAGGCTAATGATGCTGCCCAGAATGTTGGAGGAGGCAAGAATCAGCTGGCTAGAAGAGCCATGGCGGGCATGGATAAGTTCACCCAGGGTGTGTGCGTTCGGGGCCAATTTTCGAAAGCGACGGCCAAAGGGGTAGATGAACAGAATCATCAGCGCGCCCCACAACCCGTAGTGTAAAGGGCCGGAAATGCCGTAGGTGTAACCCGAGGTGGCGGCACCGTAGAACGAGGCTGCCCAGATCCAGGTGGCGGTCATGCTGGCAGCGCCCAAACCAAAGCCAATCTGGTGATTGGACACCATAAAGGCGTCAGTATTTTCCTTTTTCTTTTTGATCAGCAGTGTCAGCAGGTACGTGCCGCCGTAAAAGGCTAACAGCAAGGCAATAACCGTCAGCGTCGAGAATTGATAGAAATTTTCTTCGTTCATTAAATACCCATAGGCTTTGCAGCCCTAGCATCCTAAATGGCAACCACAGTTCCCTTAACGGGGCGGCCGCGACAGGACGTAAGCAAAAAACAGAACATCTTTCTAGGTATGTCTGTAGCGAGAAGTGGCAGCGATTGGCAGCCTGGTCGTGCACGTGTCAGGCGTTGGTTGGAAACGCCTTAAATAGAGGGGCCGAATTAACGCAAACAGTGAGCTGAAATAAAGCGCACGTGGGGTCGATCCGGATAGCTACCCTACTCCCTTAAGCGCGAACAGTACAGGTTGAAGCCCGGCATGAGGCCAATGGATGGCGGGAAATGGTCTTGATAGAGCAATTAATGGTGCTGTTTAAACAGCCACCACACATCAAAGCCAAATGAGTAGATGAGTGTGATTAATGCGCTCAGTGCAAGCAGGCTGGCAGCAAGAGGAGAGGTGAGTGGCGTTAACGCCAGCAGCAGGGCAACGACCTGCCATACGCACACTGCTTTACGGCGGAAACTTTCAAATAACGGTGCTTTTAACCACGGAAAAAACCAGCTAGCGGCGATGAATAAGTAACGCATGCCGCCAATGAGTAGTACCCAAGCGCCTAGATTTTCGCTCTGCAATAAGCCTATACAAAGTATCAGGATTAATACCGCATCCAGTTCCATATCAAAGCGCGCGCCAAACGTGGTATGGGTTTTAGTGCGTCTAGCAATCCAGCCGTCCACACCATCCAGTAATAGCGCGATAACAGCGACCGCTAGCCATAGCCAAATCGCGTTGGTAAAAGCATTCGCTGCCAGCGCCCCTGCCACGATGGCGACGAGTACGCCGCGCCCAAGCGTTACCCGGTTTGCCCAACCGAGCGGGCCATGGGGCCAAAAACAAACCACCAGTGCGCCCATCACAATGTAGAAGCCAGCCGCTAACCACCAATTTGCAGCGCTGGCGACTAATGCCGGTAACATCGCACCCAAGCCTACGAGCAATAAGCTGGCCAATGCTATCTCAGCCAAGGTGTAAACACGCTTGGGCAAAGAGACGCTGGAGGTGTTAGAGAAAGAAGACATGCTGACTCACAGAGCGGTGCACTGGCCCGCGGTTGAATTAAAGTGTGCAAATATTTTCCTATGTACCATTCTTGTATAAGAAGGTAAGGTTGTCCATGATGTGAGTACATTTGTTTTAAATCATCCTCGCGTTCACATGGGTTAAGCAACCGTTTCCCTTTCTACGCTACGCTGTAGGGAAGTCGTGAAATGTGAACAAGTCTTAATAAGGCTATGCTGTAAGGATGGATGAAGCGCTTAAACCATAAGGAAATGTCATGTTGCCGCCTGATACTGCTACGGCTTTTTGGGTGACTCGCCCCATGCATGGTGAGCTTAAACAGGAGCCACTAGCGCCTCCCGACGAAAATGAGGTGCGGATCCGTACCCTTTATAGCGGCGTGAGCCGCGGCACCGAATCGCTCGTATTTAACGCGCGGGTGCCTGAGAGTGAATACTCACGGATGCGCGCGCCCTTTCAGACAGGCGCATTTCCCACCCCTGTGAAATATGGCTACTGCAGTATTGGCCATGTGGAGCAAGGGCCACGTCATCTCGTCGATAAGACCGTCTTTTGCCTTTTTCCGCATCAGGATCATTACGTGGTACCTGTTGATGCTGTTTTGCCGCTTCCCGACGATGTGCCCGCTTATCGTGCTGTGCTAACCGCCAATATGGAAACCGCCATTAACGGTGTGTGGGATGCTAACCCTATGCTTGGCGAGCGCGTTTGTGTGGTGGGTGCTGGCGTCGTTGGTGCACTTGTGGCGTATCTGTGTGCGCAAATTCCGGGGGTAGAAGTACGCTTGATCGACATTAATCCCGAGCGAGAAGCACTGGCAGCGCATTTGGGTATTTCCTTCTGTACACCAGAACAGGCACCCACCGACCAAGACTGCGTGATCCATGCTAGTGGACAGCCGGATGGCCTGAGACTGGCTATGGGCTTGCTGGGCAATGAAGGCCGCGTGATTGAAATGAGCTGGTTTGGCGAAGGCGACGTATCGCTGCCACTTGGTGGCGCTTTTCACTCCCAGCGCTTAACGCTTAGCGCCAGCCAGGTTGGGCAATTGCCTGCCAAGTTGCAGCCGCGCTGGAATTATCGACGCCGTTTAGCCCTCGCTTTACGCTTACTCGCCGATCAGCGGTTAGATGCGCTGATCAGCGGTGAGAGCGATTTTGCCGATTTCCCAACGCTGGCACCTGCTCTGTTTGGGCCAAGGAGCACAGCGCTATGCCATCGAATTCGTTATCCATTGCCCGCTTAATTAATGCGGCTTAATTAAGTGCGAATTAGTTAGAACGACCTGGCTAAAAAAGGTCCAGTTAATACGACAGGAGTGTCTATGTACCGTTTATGCGTTCGTGACCATTTTATGATTGCCCATAGTTTTAATGGCGAAATATTCGGCCCTGCCCAACGCACTCACGGTGCCACCTATGTGGTGGACGTGGTGTTTCAGCGCCCTGAACTTGACCAAGATGGTCTAGTGATTGATATCGGTTTAGCCAGTGAAACGGTTAAAGAGGTGCTAGCGGATTACAACTATCGCAACCTTGATGAGGTGAGCGAGTTTAGCGGTAAAAACACCACCACAGAATTTATGGCCAAGGTGATTTTTGACCAGCTAGCGGCTGCCATCAAAGCAGGAAAAATGGGTACCACCGCTCAGGGGCTGACGCATATGGAGATCAAACTGCACGAATCTCATGTGGCGTGGGCAAGCTATGAAGGGGCGCTATGAGTCAGCCATTTACCTTGATAGTGGCTGGCGATCCAGACCAGCGTACCGGTGGGTATATTTATGATGCCCATATTGTTGCTGCGCTGCGCGAGCGTGGGCTATCTATCAATGTGGTGGGGTTGGCCGGGCGTTTTCCTGATGCCGATGATGAAGCAGCTCAAGCGCTAGCCAATACGCTTTCCGCCTTGCAGGACTATGCGCAGGTCATTATCGATGGACTAGCCATGGGGGCATTGCCCGATGTGGTGGCTAACCACGCTGAGCGCCTGGATATCACTGCGTTACTGCATCATCCGTTGGGCGATGAGCAGGGCTTAAATGAGATAGATC containing:
- a CDS encoding 6-pyruvoyl trahydropterin synthase family protein — translated: MYRLCVRDHFMIAHSFNGEIFGPAQRTHGATYVVDVVFQRPELDQDGLVIDIGLASETVKEVLADYNYRNLDEVSEFSGKNTTTEFMAKVIFDQLAAAIKAGKMGTTAQGLTHMEIKLHESHVAWASYEGAL
- a CDS encoding CDP-alcohol phosphatidyltransferase family protein, yielding MSSFSNTSSVSLPKRVYTLAEIALASLLLVGLGAMLPALVASAANWWLAAGFYIVMGALVVCFWPHGPLGWANRVTLGRGVLVAIVAGALAANAFTNAIWLWLAVAVIALLLDGVDGWIARRTKTHTTFGARFDMELDAVLILILCIGLLQSENLGAWVLLIGGMRYLFIAASWFFPWLKAPLFESFRRKAVCVWQVVALLLALTPLTSPLAASLLALSALITLIYSFGFDVWWLFKQHH
- a CDS encoding sodium:solute symporter family protein, whose product is MNEENFYQFSTLTVIALLLAFYGGTYLLTLLIKKKKENTDAFMVSNHQIGFGLGAASMTATWIWAASFYGAATSGYTYGISGPLHYGLWGALMILFIYPFGRRFRKLAPNAHTLGELIHARHGSSSQLILASSNILGSIISLMVNFTASGALVSVLSPLSFQAGVVIAGVGVLSYTLWSGFRASVLTDFAQLMAMMAVAILIIPAVMFALGGPQTLSDGMSLLTPEQANLFSMDAILNQGAPFFVAVLAYAIGNQTISQRLFAVREDHIKPTFITATIGYGAIVIGLGMIGLMALMTGMEPIGGDMNNLIPQMVSMYLSPVFIGLFFILVIGSLSSTADSDLSAMSAIVMADVYGKNIAKNKPDPTKMLFIGRLTMIVATLIGVILASFSMDILIMLVFVGALWGAIVFPVIASCFWDRVTNTAFTSAVIAGLVMFCIARFELVPMVSMVAGLFELLAAVGGGVVLGLMAFGFCGRRIGVIVGVLSAIVLAYFSIGFLREYTVLLASLMAYGVSTLVCIAVSLMSSSKFDFSQIDQKVINYDPAKPAAQR
- a CDS encoding zinc-dependent alcohol dehydrogenase gives rise to the protein MLPPDTATAFWVTRPMHGELKQEPLAPPDENEVRIRTLYSGVSRGTESLVFNARVPESEYSRMRAPFQTGAFPTPVKYGYCSIGHVEQGPRHLVDKTVFCLFPHQDHYVVPVDAVLPLPDDVPAYRAVLTANMETAINGVWDANPMLGERVCVVGAGVVGALVAYLCAQIPGVEVRLIDINPEREALAAHLGISFCTPEQAPTDQDCVIHASGQPDGLRLAMGLLGNEGRVIEMSWFGEGDVSLPLGGAFHSQRLTLSASQVGQLPAKLQPRWNYRRRLALALRLLADQRLDALISGESDFADFPTLAPALFGPRSTALCHRIRYPLPA
- a CDS encoding putative transporter small subunit translates to MQTFILALYVLIWPLISLAIFAVIGIATIKDIRVAKREKRELV